In Leptospira kanakyensis, a genomic segment contains:
- the mrdA gene encoding penicillin-binding protein 2, protein MSQSASEFRLETSFRKRLYFFTGMVVFTLTAYILQLFNLQIVQGSENSLKAERFVRRSESIPADRGNIFDRNFLTPETSQPLVSNSASLDVILNTSLLKNDPRKVKDFIYKFCEALSIPIVYYEKELQDSRMIKKIRSREPFVLLEGISREQQERILVLDNINRYVYLVSSPARVYHMGPALSHVTGYVGKPTTSDLQEKEIKTYQLIGKGGIESLYDTTLRGQDGFRIQKRNTEGNIEEERVIEHSVPGNNLILTIDRDMQIAAYRALKGVRGTVLAIKATTGEVLAMASNPSYDPNILSGKNKLDRSNHFTRVTNNGGFLNLAIQSRFPPASTFKTLVGLAAMESEHKINFDPKQTFSCPANFTLKSTFKGVPDQVFYNWDKKNHGELNLAQALEKSNSVYFYQLGYKLGAEPILAYSRLFGLDKKSGIDLPGEATGFIPSSDWKKRTYGNKWFDGDTVNLSIGQGFISVTPIEMALFYMAVVNNGKIYKPYVVSEIRSPLDNSLIQKTEPTILRDIPLKRSTVEALKEGLYLVGYSGTASGVLNSPTLPEIAGKTGTAQTRRRGASSSNHAWFIGYAPVNAPPEKQILVAAFVEYGVGGAASAAPAAREVFKAAFPPGSFPRTDRSRAKTMEEEAPVEQEAF, encoded by the coding sequence ATGAGCCAGTCGGCATCGGAGTTTCGCTTAGAAACAAGTTTCCGCAAACGATTGTATTTTTTTACGGGGATGGTGGTGTTCACACTCACTGCATACATCCTTCAATTGTTCAATTTACAAATTGTCCAAGGCAGTGAGAACTCGTTAAAAGCCGAACGTTTTGTCCGTAGAAGTGAGTCCATTCCCGCAGACCGTGGAAATATTTTTGATCGTAATTTTCTCACTCCGGAAACAAGCCAACCATTGGTTTCTAACTCTGCCTCCCTTGATGTCATTCTGAATACAAGTTTGCTCAAAAACGATCCCAGAAAGGTGAAGGATTTTATTTACAAATTCTGTGAAGCCCTTTCCATCCCCATCGTTTATTACGAAAAAGAACTCCAAGACTCTAGGATGATCAAAAAAATTCGTTCGAGAGAACCTTTTGTACTTTTAGAAGGAATCTCACGCGAACAACAAGAACGAATTCTTGTTTTGGATAATATCAACAGATATGTTTATTTAGTTTCTTCACCAGCACGGGTTTACCACATGGGGCCTGCACTTTCGCATGTGACTGGTTATGTAGGAAAACCAACCACAAGTGACTTACAAGAAAAAGAAATTAAAACCTACCAACTCATCGGTAAAGGTGGGATTGAATCTCTTTATGACACAACCCTTCGTGGACAAGATGGATTTCGTATCCAAAAAAGAAACACAGAAGGAAATATCGAAGAAGAACGTGTCATCGAACATTCTGTCCCTGGAAACAATTTAATTTTAACTATCGATCGTGATATGCAGATTGCCGCCTATCGTGCGCTAAAAGGTGTTCGAGGAACGGTCCTTGCGATCAAAGCAACCACAGGGGAAGTTTTGGCAATGGCATCCAATCCTTCTTACGATCCCAATATCCTTTCTGGAAAAAATAAATTAGATCGTTCCAACCACTTCACTCGTGTCACAAACAATGGTGGTTTTTTAAATTTAGCAATCCAATCCAGGTTCCCACCGGCATCTACTTTCAAAACCCTAGTGGGTCTTGCGGCCATGGAAAGTGAACATAAAATCAATTTTGATCCCAAACAAACGTTTTCTTGTCCGGCAAACTTCACTCTGAAGTCAACCTTCAAAGGTGTACCTGACCAAGTATTCTATAACTGGGACAAAAAAAACCATGGGGAACTCAATCTTGCCCAAGCTTTAGAAAAATCTAACTCTGTATACTTTTACCAATTAGGATACAAATTAGGTGCAGAACCTATTCTCGCCTACTCACGGTTATTTGGTTTAGACAAAAAATCAGGAATTGATCTTCCCGGAGAAGCAACTGGTTTTATTCCCAGTTCCGATTGGAAAAAACGAACTTATGGGAACAAATGGTTTGATGGAGATACAGTCAACCTCTCCATTGGACAGGGATTTATTTCTGTCACTCCTATTGAGATGGCTTTGTTTTATATGGCTGTTGTCAACAATGGAAAAATTTACAAACCTTATGTGGTTTCTGAAATTAGAAGCCCCCTTGATAACTCTCTCATCCAAAAAACAGAACCTACAATTCTACGAGACATTCCTCTCAAACGTTCTACTGTGGAAGCCCTCAAAGAAGGATTGTATTTAGTTGGTTATTCTGGAACAGCATCTGGTGTTCTCAACTCACCAACATTACCAGAAATTGCAGGTAAAACGGGAACTGCACAAACGAGAAGAAGAGGAGCATCTTCCTCCAACCATGCTTGGTTTATTGGATATGCACCTGTCAATGCACCGCCCGAAAAACAGATATTAGTTGCTGCATTCGTAGAATATGGTGTTGGCGGTGCGGCCTCTGCGGCTCCTGCGGCCCGTGAAGTATTTAAAGCGGCTTTTCCACCAGGATCTTTCCCAAGAACAGATAGATCACGTGCCAAAACCATGGAAGAAGAAGCACCCGTTGAACAAGAGGCATTTTAA
- the mreD gene encoding rod shape-determining protein MreD, giving the protein MILDKLFIIIGLLLSHFLNGSNVFELGNAIRPDFMVIFVVFFALRKGPLYGLWLGFFGGLLTDTALGGEIGGDNIVYYKIGLHSFSYAIIGYIVGKVMRSSYTENYISITIYILGFTLVSRIITYLLFLMFFHSNQSYSFLYVSLYNAFIGPALFFLFSWAFRLDADEVRQ; this is encoded by the coding sequence ATGATTTTAGATAAACTATTTATCATCATCGGATTATTACTCTCCCATTTTTTGAATGGATCCAACGTATTTGAATTAGGAAATGCAATCCGACCTGACTTTATGGTGATCTTTGTTGTCTTTTTTGCCCTAAGAAAAGGCCCTCTCTATGGATTATGGTTAGGATTTTTTGGTGGGCTTCTCACCGATACCGCGCTAGGTGGTGAAATTGGTGGAGACAATATTGTTTATTATAAAATAGGACTTCATTCCTTTTCTTATGCCATCATTGGATACATTGTTGGAAAAGTGATGCGAAGTTCTTATACAGAGAACTATATCTCCATTACCATTTATATACTTGGATTCACACTTGTTTCCAGGATCATCACCTATTTATTATTTTTGATGTTCTTTCATTCCAACCAAAGTTATTCCTTTTTGTATGTGTCCCTGTACAACGCATTCATTGGACCGGCATTATTCTTTTTATTCTCTTGGGCATTCCGATTGGATGCAGATGAGGTGAGGCAATGA
- the mreC gene encoding rod shape-determining protein MreC, producing MKWNRINQNDELFSLLFVFLFSFTSLIWNGNFMVRGIASFQGVGDFFSGSFDSFGTLIKSSYNKLESFERVREERDSCLNVMEEYRQLSKDVERLKAENAILRQELNFPLHIDYPSVRAEVLSVRLNAIYRTIIINKGSEEGIKPYMPVVARSLDEKGKFTEALVGKIIAVSKGSAVIQPIINSNFSMGVSIPGTNLWASLNGNSGRGTDVLLDYIDAGIVIDPKAIGNFPMGPNPPPTSASTMFTEGFSKIGKAVFSSGGSGVFPSGIPVGTIIEEGPRNGSFKTAILRPFVEFDKLLHVIVLKKQPEKWREEWPAEKTIQIDGPYFGEIDFPKEKDYNKKGKEPEKRQGNFPSTFGTPQYTKPSVNTNVPDSTPTAPSTPSTQEGPKEVTP from the coding sequence ATGAAGTGGAATCGCATCAATCAAAATGACGAATTGTTTTCCCTACTCTTCGTATTCCTGTTTTCCTTTACTTCCCTAATTTGGAACGGCAACTTCATGGTAAGAGGGATTGCCAGCTTTCAGGGTGTAGGCGACTTTTTTTCCGGATCCTTTGATTCCTTTGGAACCCTTATCAAAAGTAGTTATAACAAACTCGAATCCTTCGAACGAGTCAGAGAAGAGCGCGATTCTTGTTTGAACGTTATGGAAGAATACCGCCAGCTTTCCAAAGATGTGGAAAGGTTGAAGGCAGAAAATGCAATCCTCAGACAAGAGTTGAACTTTCCTCTACATATCGATTATCCTTCTGTCAGAGCAGAAGTGCTGAGTGTTCGTTTGAACGCAATTTACAGAACCATCATCATCAACAAAGGTTCCGAAGAAGGGATCAAACCTTATATGCCGGTTGTGGCGAGATCACTGGACGAAAAAGGTAAATTTACCGAAGCGCTTGTTGGTAAAATCATCGCTGTTTCTAAAGGATCTGCCGTCATCCAACCCATCATCAATTCCAACTTCTCCATGGGAGTGTCAATTCCAGGAACCAACCTCTGGGCATCACTCAATGGAAACAGTGGTCGCGGAACCGATGTTTTGTTGGATTATATTGATGCAGGGATTGTGATTGATCCAAAAGCCATAGGTAACTTTCCTATGGGCCCAAATCCACCACCAACCTCCGCGAGCACAATGTTTACAGAAGGATTTAGTAAAATTGGAAAGGCAGTGTTTAGTTCGGGTGGATCAGGAGTTTTCCCATCGGGAATTCCTGTTGGAACCATCATTGAAGAAGGCCCAAGAAATGGATCCTTTAAAACGGCCATCTTACGTCCGTTTGTTGAGTTTGACAAACTTTTACACGTAATTGTTTTAAAGAAACAACCTGAAAAATGGCGAGAAGAATGGCCTGCCGAAAAAACAATTCAAATTGATGGCCCTTATTTTGGTGAAATCGATTTTCCTAAAGAAAAAGATTATAATAAAAAAGGAAAAGAACCAGAAAAAAGACAGGGTAACTTTCCTTCTACTTTCGGAACTCCTCAATACACAAAACCATCTGTGAATACAAATGTACCTGATTCCACTCCAACTGCCCCATCCACACCTTCCACACAAGAAGGCCCTAAGGAGGTGACACCATGA
- a CDS encoding TIGR00730 family Rossman fold protein — protein sequence MTQFKNIAVYCGSSPGQDPYYMNAAFELGEYLGTHQIGLVYGGASVGLMGAVANGCLSKNGSVTGVLPKFLKKKEIEHNKLNQLILVDSMHERKLKMFDLSDAFVVLPGGFGTMEEFFEVVTWSQLGLHHKPIIILNWLGFYNPLLTLIQNMVSSGFLKKENAALVQVLETAKDLLSTLQNYSPSKTEKWLSEDTV from the coding sequence ATGACACAATTTAAAAATATCGCCGTATATTGTGGGTCTTCACCTGGACAAGATCCTTATTATATGAACGCAGCATTTGAGTTAGGTGAATATTTAGGAACACACCAAATTGGATTGGTATATGGAGGAGCAAGTGTTGGTCTAATGGGAGCTGTTGCCAACGGATGTTTATCCAAAAACGGATCAGTCACAGGTGTTTTACCAAAATTTCTAAAAAAGAAAGAAATCGAACATAACAAACTCAACCAACTCATCCTTGTGGACAGTATGCATGAAAGAAAACTCAAGATGTTTGATTTGTCAGATGCTTTTGTCGTATTACCAGGTGGGTTTGGAACCATGGAAGAATTTTTTGAAGTAGTCACCTGGTCTCAGTTAGGTCTACACCACAAACCAATCATCATTCTCAATTGGCTGGGATTTTACAATCCCCTCCTAACGCTCATACAAAATATGGTAAGTTCTGGATTTTTAAAAAAAGAAAATGCGGCCCTCGTACAAGTTCTAGAAACTGCAAAGGATCTTCTTTCCACCCTCCAAAACTATTCACCGTCTAAGACGGAGAAATGGTTGTCCGAAGACACCGTCTGA
- a CDS encoding DUF4846 domain-containing protein: protein MKSALAILNQNQIQNRKFTIWFVFAIFFFTIQNSFADSITERFPPPNNFKRVSYPNGSFATYLQNLPLKPQGSPVLLFDGRKKTNQVHVAVLDFPLLRDDLIQCADAVMKLRAEYFYSLKEYDKIQFKISNGMEVGFSRFTKGERVQVNGNKTKWKTGKFKKGTGRDVFEEYLRFIYSYAGTISLKSELKKKQIGELKPGDVWIEAGSPGHVVLIVDQVTGKDGQTLFLLAQSYMPSQEMHILKSDSQYSPWFEVPQNQSLKTPEWEFPAKEIYGFVK, encoded by the coding sequence ATGAAATCCGCTCTCGCTATTTTGAATCAAAACCAAATCCAAAACCGTAAATTTACCATTTGGTTTGTTTTTGCCATTTTCTTTTTTACCATTCAAAACTCATTTGCAGACTCCATTACGGAACGTTTTCCGCCACCTAACAATTTCAAGCGAGTATCTTATCCGAATGGAAGTTTTGCGACTTATCTACAAAATCTTCCCTTAAAACCGCAAGGTAGCCCCGTCCTTCTTTTTGATGGCCGAAAAAAAACAAACCAAGTCCATGTTGCTGTTTTGGATTTTCCACTACTGAGAGACGACCTTATCCAATGTGCTGATGCAGTGATGAAACTAAGGGCAGAATATTTTTATTCCTTAAAAGAATATGACAAAATCCAATTTAAGATCAGTAACGGAATGGAAGTTGGATTTTCTCGTTTTACTAAGGGTGAGAGAGTCCAGGTCAACGGAAACAAAACCAAATGGAAAACGGGAAAATTCAAAAAGGGAACGGGTCGCGATGTATTCGAAGAATACTTAAGATTTATTTATAGTTATGCGGGAACGATATCTCTAAAATCAGAACTGAAGAAAAAACAAATTGGTGAATTAAAACCAGGAGATGTTTGGATAGAAGCTGGTTCTCCTGGACATGTGGTTTTGATTGTAGACCAAGTCACTGGAAAAGATGGGCAAACTTTATTTCTTCTTGCACAAAGTTATATGCCTTCCCAAGAAATGCACATTCTGAAATCAGATAGCCAATACTCACCATGGTTTGAAGTTCCTCAAAACCAATCCTTAAAAACTCCAGAATGGGAATTTCCGGCAAAAGAAATTTATGGATTTGTAAAATGA
- a CDS encoding zinc-dependent alcohol dehydrogenase — protein sequence MRRLMFRKKGILEWEEVEPLTVTGKNQVIVEPISIARCDLDLPILRGETLFRAPFPVGHEFVGKIKTVSEDLTDLYPVGMTVASTFQISCGSCPACLNHHSNSCESIPYTSGYGMPPGAHSFGGAIADEIKIPFAKQMLFPINPKINPVGIASLSDNIAEVWKLAGRFLHQKKDPKVLVVGGLAGSIGLYTALFLHQTKKAEVVYVDTDSMRIQLAESLGISVEHFTSFPKPTKKYDLVCDASAHKAGWDFAVRSLGRNAIFSSASIFWTNEWQIPYLEMYNQGVEIHLGRVESKDSMEALYPYILSGVFTPEKIVTKQVSFSDAKEAWLEESIKLVITK from the coding sequence ATGCGTCGATTGATGTTTCGTAAAAAAGGAATTTTAGAATGGGAAGAAGTAGAACCACTCACGGTCACTGGCAAGAACCAAGTCATTGTGGAACCCATTTCCATTGCTCGTTGTGATTTGGATTTACCCATCCTTCGTGGCGAAACTTTATTTCGTGCTCCCTTCCCCGTAGGACACGAGTTTGTTGGTAAAATTAAAACTGTTTCCGAAGATTTGACGGATTTATATCCAGTGGGAATGACGGTGGCAAGCACCTTTCAAATTTCTTGCGGATCCTGTCCCGCTTGCCTGAATCACCATTCCAATTCCTGCGAATCTATACCTTACACTTCTGGGTATGGGATGCCACCTGGCGCTCATTCTTTTGGTGGGGCCATTGCTGATGAAATCAAAATTCCATTCGCCAAACAAATGTTATTTCCGATAAATCCTAAAATAAACCCCGTTGGGATCGCAAGCCTAAGTGATAACATTGCAGAAGTTTGGAAACTAGCAGGCAGATTTTTGCATCAAAAAAAAGATCCTAAGGTTCTCGTTGTGGGTGGACTTGCGGGAAGTATTGGACTTTATACAGCTTTATTTCTCCACCAAACAAAAAAAGCCGAAGTGGTCTATGTTGATACAGATTCTATGCGAATCCAATTGGCTGAATCTTTGGGAATTTCTGTGGAACATTTCACCAGTTTCCCCAAACCAACAAAAAAATATGATTTGGTATGTGATGCTTCTGCACACAAAGCGGGATGGGATTTTGCTGTTCGTTCCTTGGGAAGAAATGCTATTTTTAGTTCAGCCTCTATCTTTTGGACGAACGAGTGGCAAATCCCATATTTAGAAATGTACAACCAAGGTGTCGAAATCCACTTGGGCCGAGTGGAATCCAAAGATTCGATGGAAGCACTTTACCCTTACATTCTATCTGGTGTATTTACCCCAGAAAAAATTGTTACCAAACAAGTTTCCTTCAGCGATGCCAAAGAGGCATGGCTTGAAGAATCAATCAAGTTAGTGATTACAAAATGA
- a CDS encoding ankyrin repeat domain-containing protein — translation MKTILSCSNCFSGHSVSTSKLEGKKGKYRCKKCSTWNHFDYHVHTKSENTDSLVLFDLHFKDQIPEHKLQGQIFGRYTTDFITDWSNEELVFLKDEEGTENDVRISISGLPELSRLKNLLFDITTESPSKTLSIIINQNVNVSQVRLSITVVSLDDHSVSGKLYLAIADEWNTLLHGSFTATHIYKIQFDEHGDPDKKIPEFISNELSAKIYALSGNILALQEIFSLLDDEHKDELLTLVMYHWPENQNTVSEVHFKEENLQVVFQLSQKKLNETLIYLLSNQVVPNLNHWKLIHEVVCHSEMEPLFIPLLKHKFPEGYENHLGSSLESKNDDKTLDWLDGDDVYLLDSFVRTVGSLDYVINDSIRNPLGFSLLQESFARARYKSSMRLLERGADPNHLDANGETAIFKLCQDSTLRLQEKTALMDELIRRGAKVNIQSVNGMTPLHWCSVFGEPSLAKRLITAGVDIHTSDNSGSTALHEACKFGNSAVLALLLESGAKSNAKTLDEKTGRDLAFENLEIAELEGDEEKKNRCQRVLSLLDVYGG, via the coding sequence ATGAAAACGATCTTATCCTGTTCTAATTGTTTTAGTGGCCATTCTGTTTCTACTTCCAAATTGGAGGGAAAAAAAGGGAAATACCGCTGTAAAAAATGTTCTACTTGGAACCATTTTGATTATCATGTTCACACCAAATCGGAAAACACCGACTCACTTGTGTTATTTGACCTTCATTTTAAAGATCAAATACCTGAACACAAACTCCAAGGCCAAATTTTTGGAAGATATACAACCGATTTTATTACAGATTGGTCGAACGAAGAATTGGTTTTTTTAAAAGATGAAGAAGGAACCGAAAATGACGTCAGAATTTCAATTTCAGGATTACCGGAATTATCCAGATTAAAAAACTTACTTTTTGATATCACAACAGAATCACCTTCTAAAACTTTAAGTATCATTATCAATCAAAATGTAAATGTGTCGCAAGTTCGATTGTCAATCACAGTGGTTTCATTAGATGACCATTCTGTTTCAGGAAAATTGTATTTAGCTATCGCTGATGAATGGAATACCTTATTACATGGAAGTTTTACGGCCACTCATATCTATAAAATTCAATTTGATGAACATGGTGATCCTGATAAAAAAATTCCAGAATTTATCTCAAATGAATTATCTGCAAAAATTTATGCCCTCTCCGGAAATATTTTGGCATTACAAGAAATTTTTTCCTTATTAGACGATGAACATAAAGATGAATTATTAACTCTAGTAATGTATCATTGGCCGGAAAATCAAAATACAGTTTCCGAGGTTCATTTTAAAGAAGAGAACTTACAAGTTGTATTCCAACTCAGCCAAAAGAAATTAAATGAGACCTTAATCTATTTACTCTCCAACCAAGTGGTTCCTAATTTGAATCATTGGAAACTTATCCATGAAGTAGTTTGTCATTCGGAAATGGAACCTTTGTTCATTCCACTTTTGAAACATAAATTTCCAGAAGGATATGAAAACCACTTAGGTTCTAGTTTGGAATCCAAAAACGATGACAAAACTTTGGACTGGCTAGATGGTGATGATGTTTATCTTTTGGATTCTTTTGTTCGCACTGTTGGTTCTTTGGATTATGTAATCAACGATTCTATTCGTAATCCTCTCGGTTTTTCTCTTTTACAAGAATCATTTGCCCGTGCCAGATATAAGTCCTCTATGCGACTTCTGGAAAGAGGAGCAGACCCCAACCATTTAGACGCAAATGGAGAAACGGCAATCTTCAAGTTGTGCCAAGATAGTACTTTGCGTTTACAAGAAAAAACGGCTCTTATGGATGAACTCATTCGCAGAGGAGCCAAAGTGAATATTCAGTCGGTGAATGGGATGACTCCTTTGCATTGGTGTTCCGTTTTTGGAGAGCCAAGTTTAGCAAAGAGACTCATCACTGCCGGTGTGGACATTCATACATCAGATAACAGTGGTAGTACGGCACTTCATGAAGCCTGTAAATTTGGAAATTCAGCGGTTCTTGCTTTGTTATTGGAGTCTGGTGCTAAATCCAATGCAAAAACATTGGATGAAAAAACAGGTAGAGACCTTGCCTTTGAAAATTTAGAAATTGCTGAATTGGAAGGAGATGAGGAGAAAAAGAACAGATGCCAACGAGTTCTTTCTCTCCTGGATGTTTACGGTGGTTAG
- a CDS encoding ABA4-like family protein translates to MNPSLIFKIANGITLLSWLILILSPNQTKVIRPLRVFISGLLLGGVYIFAILIGNGEANGDFSSLESVRSLFANDFFLLGGWVHYLAFDLFLGTWEVEDSIKEGINRFLLIPVLALTFYFGPAGFVLYLVLRFVIKTTIKKGKTT, encoded by the coding sequence ATGAACCCTTCCTTAATTTTTAAAATTGCCAACGGCATTACACTTCTTTCTTGGTTGATTTTAATTCTTTCACCAAACCAAACAAAAGTGATTCGTCCTTTAAGAGTTTTTATATCTGGATTACTCCTTGGCGGAGTTTATATTTTTGCCATCCTCATTGGAAATGGAGAGGCAAACGGTGATTTTTCTAGTTTGGAATCAGTTAGATCGTTATTTGCGAACGACTTTTTTTTACTCGGAGGATGGGTTCATTACCTGGCGTTTGATTTGTTTCTTGGAACTTGGGAAGTAGAGGACAGTATCAAAGAAGGGATCAATCGTTTCCTACTGATCCCCGTTTTAGCTCTAACATTTTACTTTGGGCCAGCCGGTTTTGTTTTGTATTTGGTCTTACGTTTTGTTATAAAAACTACAATCAAAAAGGGAAAAACAACCTAA
- a CDS encoding TetR/AcrR family transcriptional regulator — protein sequence MKLAKKKQSRPKANSDTSAKSSGYHHGNLREEVLEHSRKVLESKGVSSLSLRDIANDLGVSHTAPYRHFPKKMDLLQALVTEGFRELTEGMERAWNHSDDPLEKVKMAGVEYIFLLLKNPRRTELMFGGEIYVSGDPISDDLRECGKLAYLGMFKIVEFGQKSLKLKNSVPTATLMMSFWSGVHGFAVLNERKWKQIKSTADEAIFRKEVDQILEIMIEGTRL from the coding sequence ATGAAACTAGCCAAAAAAAAACAATCCCGTCCGAAAGCAAATTCTGACACCTCTGCAAAATCAAGTGGGTACCACCATGGAAACCTTAGGGAGGAAGTTTTAGAACATTCTAGAAAGGTTTTAGAATCAAAAGGTGTCTCTTCTCTCAGTTTAAGAGATATCGCCAATGATTTGGGTGTGAGCCATACCGCCCCCTACAGACATTTTCCTAAAAAAATGGACCTTCTGCAAGCTTTGGTAACGGAAGGATTTCGAGAATTGACAGAAGGGATGGAGAGGGCCTGGAACCACTCTGATGATCCATTGGAAAAGGTGAAAATGGCAGGTGTGGAATATATTTTTCTTCTCTTAAAAAATCCGAGAAGGACTGAACTCATGTTTGGTGGAGAAATTTATGTTTCGGGAGATCCAATTTCTGATGATTTACGAGAGTGTGGCAAACTTGCCTATTTAGGGATGTTTAAAATTGTAGAGTTTGGCCAAAAGTCTTTGAAATTAAAAAACTCAGTTCCCACTGCCACATTGATGATGAGTTTTTGGAGTGGTGTGCACGGCTTTGCCGTACTAAACGAACGAAAATGGAAACAAATTAAATCCACTGCAGACGAAGCTATCTTTCGTAAAGAAGTGGATCAAATTTTAGAGATTATGATTGAGGGAACCCGTCTGTGA
- a CDS encoding DUF6272 family protein gives MRKYGNFKSKNSINREPESKIQIHLKPLDLMRYWRRIGILSDFIGYFYGFSFLPNVPSESMDMKNSDIVNSISTVFNELLENAAKYSYDKKADIEISLIHRGKTFEIFVSNKTNESNVTAYEESLKEIFSTDNLESLYIEKLETNENDPHRSGIGLIMVLKDYPVEMEVSFESEGEVTTITSHVIYFTDGFPQS, from the coding sequence ATGCGAAAGTACGGCAATTTTAAATCCAAAAACAGTATCAACAGGGAACCTGAATCCAAAATCCAAATCCATTTAAAACCTTTGGATTTAATGCGTTATTGGCGCCGTATTGGGATCCTTTCTGATTTTATTGGTTATTTTTACGGATTCTCGTTTTTACCCAATGTCCCTTCTGAATCGATGGACATGAAAAACTCCGATATTGTGAATTCCATCTCAACGGTGTTTAACGAACTTTTGGAAAATGCTGCCAAATATTCTTACGATAAAAAGGCAGATATTGAAATTTCACTCATTCATAGAGGTAAAACTTTTGAAATCTTTGTCAGTAACAAAACAAATGAATCCAATGTCACCGCTTATGAGGAGAGTCTAAAAGAAATTTTCTCCACTGACAATTTAGAAAGTTTGTATATTGAAAAATTAGAAACCAACGAAAATGATCCCCATCGATCTGGTATTGGTCTCATTATGGTTTTAAAAGATTATCCAGTAGAAATGGAAGTTTCATTTGAATCCGAAGGGGAAGTAACTACCATTACCAGCCACGTCATTTATTTCACAGACGGGTTCCCTCAATCATAA
- a CDS encoding adenylate/guanylate cyclase domain-containing protein — MDNETMLEEERAKYAELEVLYQNIIDHSTEIENELLENNKTIQMYLDRMRRYLSPQLYEMVTGGSEGETSISHQRRKLTIFFSDIVGFTTITDSIEPEILSDCLNKYLDVMSSIAIKYGGTIDKFIGDAIMIFFGAPSFENDKTHALNCVKMAIEMRDSLPALDEYWRKSGINHNLTCRIGINTGYVTVGNFGTNERMDYTIIGGPVNVASRLEHASDAGEILISNATKSLIDEFIDTKPKGEIVVKGVHTPIETFQVISLKNDQEKKENPFLKFDNEGFLLKPLHFDKLSTNPEERRLMQYALEKALAALR, encoded by the coding sequence ATGGACAATGAAACAATGTTGGAGGAAGAACGCGCAAAATATGCAGAATTAGAAGTCCTTTACCAAAACATCATTGACCATTCGACAGAAATCGAAAACGAACTCCTAGAAAATAACAAAACGATCCAAATGTATTTGGATCGTATGCGTCGTTATTTATCTCCTCAACTTTATGAAATGGTGACTGGTGGTAGCGAAGGAGAAACTTCCATATCACACCAAAGACGAAAACTCACTATATTTTTTTCTGATATTGTCGGATTTACAACCATCACAGATTCCATTGAACCAGAAATTCTTTCGGACTGTCTGAACAAATATTTAGATGTGATGTCGAGTATTGCCATCAAATATGGTGGAACCATTGATAAATTCATTGGAGATGCGATCATGATTTTTTTCGGAGCACCTAGTTTCGAAAATGATAAAACACATGCGTTAAACTGTGTTAAGATGGCCATTGAAATGCGAGATAGTTTGCCTGCGTTAGATGAATACTGGCGAAAATCAGGAATCAACCACAACCTAACTTGCAGAATTGGGATCAATACTGGTTATGTGACGGTTGGGAACTTTGGAACCAACGAAAGGATGGATTATACCATCATTGGTGGGCCAGTCAACGTGGCCTCTCGGTTGGAACATGCCTCAGATGCTGGGGAAATCCTCATATCCAACGCAACCAAATCACTGATAGACGAATTCATCGATACCAAACCAAAAGGTGAGATTGTTGTCAAAGGTGTCCACACACCGATAGAAACCTTTCAGGTGATCAGTTTAAAAAACGACCAAGAGAAAAAAGAAAATCCTTTTTTAAAATTCGATAATGAAGGTTTCCTTCTCAAACCACTCCATTTTGATAAACTGAGCACAAATCCCGAAGAACGCCGATTAATGCAATATGCATTAGAAAAAGCGCTTGCCGCATTACGATAA